Proteins encoded together in one Azospirillaceae bacterium window:
- the rpe gene encoding ribulose-phosphate 3-epimerase — protein MQQPVRIAPSILSADFAKLGEEVRAIDAAGADWIHIDVMDGHFVPNITIGPGVVKALRPHTAKHFDVHLMIAPVDPYIAAFAEAGADTITVHPEAGPHLHRTLQLIRSLGKRPGVSLNPATPVAAIEHVLDDVDLVLVMTVNPGFGGQGFIHSQLPKLRELRRRIDASGRAVDLQVDGGINAETARLAADAGADVLVAGTATFVGGPQAYAANIRRLRGEA, from the coding sequence ATGCAGCAGCCCGTCCGCATCGCACCGTCCATCCTGTCCGCCGACTTCGCCAAGCTGGGCGAGGAGGTGCGCGCAATCGACGCCGCCGGCGCCGACTGGATCCACATCGACGTGATGGATGGCCACTTCGTGCCCAACATCACCATCGGGCCGGGCGTGGTGAAGGCGTTGCGCCCCCATACGGCCAAGCACTTCGACGTGCACCTGATGATCGCGCCGGTGGATCCCTACATCGCCGCCTTCGCCGAGGCGGGTGCCGACACCATCACCGTGCACCCCGAGGCGGGCCCGCACCTGCACCGCACCCTCCAGCTGATCCGGTCGCTGGGCAAGCGGCCGGGGGTGTCGCTCAATCCGGCGACGCCCGTGGCGGCAATCGAGCATGTGCTGGACGATGTGGATCTGGTTCTGGTCATGACCGTGAACCCGGGGTTCGGCGGGCAAGGCTTCATCCACTCCCAATTGCCCAAGCTGCGGGAACTGCGCCGCCGCATCGATGCGTCCGGACGGGCCGTCGACCTTCAGGTGGACGGCGGCATCAATGCCGAAACCGCACGGCTGGCGGCGGACGCCGGTGCGGATGTGCTGGTCGCCGGAACCGCGACGTTCGTGGGCGGGCCCCAGGCCTACGCCGCCAACATCCGCCGCCTGCGCGGCGAGGCTTGA
- the rpmB gene encoding 50S ribosomal protein L28, producing MARKCSITGKGVQSGNNVSHANNKTRRRFLPNMQEVSLVSDVLGQPVRLRVSVNGLRTIEHNGGLDAFLMGTPNRKLGEDARRLKRTIEKAASRKAEQAA from the coding sequence ATGGCGCGCAAGTGTTCCATCACCGGCAAGGGCGTGCAGTCCGGCAACAATGTCAGCCACGCCAACAACAAGACCCGTCGTCGTTTCCTGCCGAACATGCAGGAAGTGTCGCTGGTGTCCGATGTGCTGGGCCAGCCCGTGCGCCTGCGCGTGTCGGTGAACGGCCTGCGCACCATCGAGCACAATGGCGGCCTGGACGCCTTCCTGATGGGCACGCCGAACCGCAAGCTGGGCGAGGATGCCCGCCGGTTGAAGCGCACCATCGAGAAGGCCGCCTCCCGCAAGGCCGAGCAGGCCGCCTGA
- a CDS encoding GYD domain-containing protein produces the protein MAYYMLQWRFAAENIKSLVGNPDSRVDAVRLGVESFGGRLHQYFFAFGDYDGMALCEFPDQETCTAFLMMVASKGGVGAFKTTPLIPPEEAKRAFQRAGQTDTGYRPALG, from the coding sequence ATGGCGTACTATATGCTCCAATGGCGATTTGCGGCCGAGAATATCAAAAGTCTGGTTGGCAATCCGGATAGTCGCGTGGACGCCGTGCGGCTGGGGGTGGAGTCGTTCGGCGGGCGGCTCCACCAGTACTTCTTCGCTTTCGGCGACTACGACGGAATGGCGCTTTGCGAGTTTCCCGACCAGGAAACCTGCACCGCCTTCCTCATGATGGTGGCATCCAAGGGCGGGGTCGGTGCCTTCAAGACAACCCCGCTGATCCCGCCCGAGGAGGCGAAGCGGGCCTTCCAACGGGCTGGCCAGACCGACACCGGCTACCGGCCGGCCCTGGGCTGA
- a CDS encoding DMT family transporter, whose product MDWLWIPITIAAALFQSLRTALQKFLKGRLSTNGSTFTRFVFGLPVAAAYVGVLAAAGVSLPVPGADFFTWVLLGGVAQILATALLIHVLGFRNFPVGVAYSKTEVVQAALFGFVFLGDQVTALGAAAVAAGTAGVMLFSVTRSDRPIHTLLFGLAERPALLGIASGAFFGVAAVGFRGASLSLDHPSVPMSAAYALAWATGLQTLLLGTYLAWRERDQFARILAAWRPSLLAGLASVAGSACWFTAMTLQPVAHVRTLGLIELVFTFLLSAVWFRERPSGREVAGIALLAVAIVLILNAPGP is encoded by the coding sequence TTGGACTGGCTCTGGATTCCCATCACCATCGCCGCGGCGCTGTTCCAAAGCCTGCGGACGGCGTTGCAGAAGTTCCTGAAGGGGCGGCTCAGCACCAACGGCTCGACCTTCACCCGCTTCGTCTTCGGCCTGCCGGTGGCGGCGGCCTATGTCGGCGTGCTGGCGGCCGCCGGCGTGTCCCTGCCCGTCCCCGGCGCGGATTTCTTCACCTGGGTGCTGCTGGGCGGCGTGGCGCAGATCCTGGCGACGGCGCTGCTGATCCACGTTCTGGGATTCCGCAACTTCCCGGTCGGAGTCGCCTATTCCAAGACCGAGGTTGTGCAGGCCGCCCTGTTCGGCTTCGTCTTCCTGGGCGACCAGGTGACAGCCCTGGGAGCCGCGGCGGTGGCCGCCGGCACGGCGGGCGTCATGCTGTTCTCCGTCACCCGGAGCGACCGCCCCATCCACACCCTCCTGTTCGGGCTGGCCGAACGGCCGGCCCTGCTCGGCATCGCGTCGGGGGCGTTCTTCGGCGTGGCCGCCGTGGGTTTCCGCGGGGCGTCGCTGTCCCTCGACCATCCCAGTGTCCCGATGTCCGCGGCCTATGCCTTGGCGTGGGCAACCGGGTTACAGACGCTGCTGCTGGGCACCTATCTCGCTTGGCGCGAGCGGGACCAGTTCGCCCGCATCCTGGCCGCATGGCGCCCGTCGCTCCTTGCGGGGCTGGCGAGCGTCGCGGGGTCGGCGTGCTGGTTCACCGCCATGACCCTTCAACCGGTGGCCCACGTCCGCACCCTGGGCCTGATCGAACTGGTGTTCACCTTCCTGCTGTCCGCCGTCTGGTTCCGGGAACGTCCGTCCGGGCGGGAGGTCGCCGGAATTGCGCTTCTGGCCGTGGCCATCGTCCTGATCCTGAACGCGCCCGGCCCCTGA